A portion of the Lolium rigidum isolate FL_2022 chromosome 1, APGP_CSIRO_Lrig_0.1, whole genome shotgun sequence genome contains these proteins:
- the LOC124699015 gene encoding uncharacterized methyltransferase At2g41040, chloroplastic-like, with protein sequence MELAVRAAAASCSSYPSFQRARVPRRLRRGPGLPPLPARRVAVSATIAVDPIQDIKTEQNDVSKTEVFACPVCYEPLIRKGPPGMNLSAIYRSGFKCLKCNKSYTSKDIFLDLTVTSGAKEYSELKPARTELFRSPLVSFLYERGWRQNFNRSGFPGRDEEFQMAQDYFQSVVGGILVDVSCGSGLFARKFATSGAYSSVIALDFSENMLRQCYDYIKQDDTPLNTNLALVRADISRLPFASCSIDAIHAGAAIHCWPSPSNAVAEISRVLRPGGVFVGTTFLSSPTNSGPFSAGALRPLRQIVGPVNSSYNFFTEGELEDLCRSCGLVNYSSKVQRSFIMFSGQKP encoded by the exons ATGGAGCTCGCGGTGAGAGCGGCGGCAGCTTCCTGCTCCTCCTACCCGTCGTTCCAGCGCGCCCGTGtcccccgccgcctccgccgcggcccAGGCCTGCCGCCGCTGCCCGCTCGCCGGGTGGCCGTCTCCGCGACCATCGCCGTCGACCCG ATTCAGGATATCAAAACTGAGCAGAATGACGTTTCGAAGACTGAGGTGTTCGCGTGTCCTGTTTGCTATGAACCACTGATAAGGAAAGGGCCTCCAGGCATGAACTT GTCCGCAATTTATAGGTCTGGATTCAAGTGTTTGAAATGCAACAAGTCATACACCAGCAAAGACATCTTCTTGGATCTCACTGTCACTTCAGGAGCAAAAGAATACAGCGAGCTAAAGCCAGCTAGAACTGAGCTGTTTAGGAGCCCGCTCGTCTCGTTTCTTTACGAGAGAGGATGGCGTCAGAACTTCAACCGGAGTGGCTTCCCTGGTCGCGATGAAGAG TTCCAAATGGCTCAAGATTATTTCCAATCAGTTGTTGGTGGTATACTCGTTGATGTCAGCTGTGGCAGTGGCttgttcgcaaggaagttcgcaACCTCTGGGGCATACTCATCCGTGATTGCTCTGGACTTTTCTGAGAATATGCTCCGCCAATGCTATGATTACATCAAGCAAGACGATACCCCCCTAAACAC GAACCTCGCACTTGTAAGGGCTGATATTTCAAGACTCCCCTTTGCTTCATGTTCAATTGATGCCATTCACGCTGGAGCCGCTATACACTGTTGGCCATCCCCTTCAAATGCG GTAGCTGAAATAAGCCGAGTGCTGAGGCCGGGCGGCGTCTTTGTGGGGACGACCTTCTTATCCTCCCCCACTAACAGCGGTCCGTTCTCTGCCGGCGCGTTGAGACCACTAAGACAG ATTGTTGGACCGGTGAACAGCAGCTACAATTTCTTCACGGAAGGAGAGCTGGAAGACCTGTGCAGATCATGTGGTCTGGTTAACTACAGCAGCAAGGTGCAGAGATCGTTCATCATGTTCTCCGGGCAGAAGCCATAG